In Bacteroidota bacterium, one DNA window encodes the following:
- a CDS encoding T9SS type A sorting domain-containing protein — translation MKKVYLFLLISLFSLSVFSQQIGERIIVGEYDETTMTIANPKPPVQVSNSAKSWNVQFNFPTDPAHSPQAGAETDGSFFYTTQWNGDSIFKYDMNGVYVGGFTISGASGLRDLAYDGTYFYGGSAGTTIYEMDFGAQTLISSISCAPAEVRHIAYDNVNNGFWVGNWSTDMNLVSRTGSIINTIPSATHGCASTYGSAFDNESIGGPYLWVISANSGDGVAELKQIDIATGMQTGIMTDALVDLGLSSGLGGGLFIQSNIVPGTTTIGGLIQNTTIFGYDLSTVVDSFDVAVVGFVSPITGVGLTNTETISVEIKNYGTETISGFPISYEINGATAVTETFTGSLTYGETASFSFAQTADLSVVGEYSITVTTALAYDADLDNNSGYQTAFNLSNTSQRLVLIEHFTQASCGPCASQNPALDALITNAQNIDKVTHIAYHTSWPGTDPMYDFNDNNGLGNARVDYYDVSGVPNCVISGNIDQGLPSVVTQDKIDAEYMRFGFLNITGTADFIDSELQIDLSFEAYTNFDNGTIIAHAVLVEDVEYTSAPGTNGEISFPDVMRNMFPGEFGTNLNNPSDGDIVPLSFTYQIPSQIDIANCKLIVFVQNDDNKDIFMATQFEIEDLCSMSLATEATNITEIGVFGSATVTVTGGTPPFTYQWDDSNNQTTETATDLQEGTYTVIVTDSLGCVQIASVDISDLSAISDFENSGINIYPNPTNGLLNIENIRNSEIYIYNILGEKVAYHSVKNDNTTIDLSNLSNGTYLIKLITKEGTYSKQIFLNK, via the coding sequence ATGAAAAAAGTGTATTTATTTTTATTAATTTCTTTATTCTCACTTTCTGTTTTTTCTCAGCAAATTGGTGAAAGAATTATAGTTGGAGAATATGATGAGACAACAATGACAATTGCTAACCCCAAGCCTCCGGTTCAAGTCAGCAATAGTGCAAAATCATGGAACGTGCAGTTCAATTTCCCAACCGATCCTGCACATTCTCCTCAAGCAGGTGCCGAAACCGATGGTAGTTTTTTCTACACTACTCAGTGGAATGGAGATTCTATTTTTAAATACGACATGAATGGAGTTTATGTTGGTGGATTTACAATTTCCGGTGCGAGTGGATTGCGTGATCTAGCTTACGATGGAACATATTTTTATGGAGGAAGTGCCGGTACTACAATTTATGAAATGGATTTTGGCGCACAAACTCTTATTAGCAGTATCAGTTGTGCTCCAGCCGAGGTACGACATATTGCTTATGATAATGTTAATAATGGATTTTGGGTTGGAAATTGGTCAACTGATATGAATTTGGTTAGCAGAACAGGATCTATTATAAATACAATTCCTTCAGCAACACATGGTTGCGCCTCTACTTACGGTTCTGCATTTGATAATGAGTCTATTGGTGGACCATATCTTTGGGTAATTTCTGCAAATTCCGGTGATGGAGTGGCTGAATTAAAACAAATAGATATTGCTACCGGTATGCAAACAGGAATTATGACAGATGCTTTAGTAGATTTAGGTTTATCCTCTGGATTAGGAGGTGGATTATTTATTCAAAGCAATATTGTTCCAGGGACTACAACTATAGGTGGATTAATTCAAAATACTACAATTTTTGGTTATGATTTGTCAACCGTTGTTGATTCTTTTGATGTTGCTGTTGTAGGTTTTGTATCACCTATTACTGGAGTTGGTTTAACAAACACTGAAACAATTTCAGTTGAGATTAAAAATTATGGTACTGAAACAATTTCTGGATTTCCAATTAGTTATGAAATTAATGGAGCTACTGCGGTTACAGAAACTTTTACCGGAAGTTTGACTTACGGAGAAACAGCAAGTTTTTCTTTTGCTCAAACAGCAGATTTATCTGTAGTTGGCGAATATAGCATTACTGTTACTACTGCCTTAGCTTATGATGCTGATCTTGATAATAATAGTGGTTATCAAACAGCATTTAATTTAAGTAATACATCTCAAAGACTTGTTTTAATTGAGCATTTTACTCAAGCTTCTTGTGGACCATGTGCCAGTCAAAATCCTGCTTTGGATGCTTTAATTACAAATGCACAGAATATTGATAAAGTAACGCACATTGCTTACCATACTTCTTGGCCTGGTACTGACCCAATGTACGATTTTAACGATAATAATGGTTTAGGAAATGCCAGAGTAGATTACTATGATGTATCCGGAGTTCCAAATTGTGTTATTTCTGGTAATATTGATCAAGGTTTGCCAAGTGTTGTAACACAAGACAAAATTGATGCTGAATATATGCGATTTGGGTTTTTAAATATCACAGGAACTGCAGATTTTATTGACTCAGAATTGCAAATTGACTTATCCTTTGAAGCTTATACCAATTTTGACAATGGTACAATCATCGCTCATGCTGTTTTAGTAGAGGATGTAGAATACACTTCTGCTCCAGGTACTAATGGCGAAATTTCCTTCCCTGACGTAATGAGAAATATGTTTCCGGGAGAATTTGGCACAAACCTAAATAATCCATCAGATGGAGATATTGTCCCATTAAGTTTTACTTATCAAATTCCTTCACAAATTGATATTGCCAATTGTAAACTTATCGTTTTTGTTCAAAATGATGATAATAAAGATATCTTCATGGCAACACAATTTGAAATTGAAGATTTGTGCAGTATGAGTTTAGCAACTGAAGCTACAAATATTACAGAGATTGGAGTATTTGGTTCAGCAACAGTTACTGTTACTGGAGGAACTCCACCATTTACATACCAATGGGATGACTCTAATAATCAAACCACTGAAACAGCCACAGACCTTCAGGAAGGCACATATACTGTTATAGTTACAGATTCATTGGGTTGTGTGCAAATTGCAAGTGTTGATATTTCTGATCTTTCGGCAATTTCTGATTTTGAAAATTCAGGAATTAATATTTATCCAAATCCAACAAATGGTTTGCTTAATATTGAAAACATTAGAAATTCAGAAATTTATATCTATAATATTCTTGGAGAAAAAGTTGCATACCATTCAGTTAAAAATGATAATACAACAATTGATCTTTCAAACTTATCAAACGGAACATATTTGATAAAACTGATAACCAAAGAAGGCACATATTCTAAGCAAATATTTTTAAATAAATAA
- the htpG gene encoding molecular chaperone HtpG — protein MQKGKIGVTTENIFPIIKKFLYSDHEIFLRELISNAIDATQKLITLASIGDYKGDLGDTKVQVILNEKKKTLQISDKGIGMTADEINKFINQIAFSSAEEFLEKYKKEANAIIGHFGLGFYSAFMVSEKVEILTKSHKENSQAVKWSCDGSPEYSLENIEKEEVGTDIVLYFDKDSQEFANEQKINELLTKYCKFLPVDIAFGKEKEWKDGKEEITDKDKVINNSNPAWTRKPADLKDEDYKSFYKELYPMQFDDPLFNIHLNVDYPFNLTGILYFPKIKKNIEIQKNKIQLYCNQVFVTDSVEGIVPEFLTLLHGVLDSPDIPLNVSRSFLQSDSNVKKISSHITKKVADKLADIFKEKRDDFEKKWDDLKLFIVYGMLSEEKFYEKAENFALFKNTDGKYFTFDEYKKVIGENQKDKDKKLVYLYTSNAEEQYSYIEAAKLKGYDVLVLDGQLDSHFINHLETKFKDSSFARVDADTVDNLIKKDEKPASSISFDQQTDLTPVFQSQLPKEKINFIVNYEDLGEKNNPIFITQNEFMRRMKDMSATGGGGMNFYGELPDSFNLVVNSNHPLVTKIMAEKDDSLGNEISDINSKIKPLEEDKTALEALKKDKKEEEIPQEEKDKLEDTEKKISTFKKEKDDLLTKYGKDNKLVKQLIDLALLANGMLKGEELTKFVKRSVELIK, from the coding sequence ATGCAAAAAGGCAAAATTGGAGTAACAACGGAGAACATTTTTCCTATTATTAAAAAATTCTTATATTCCGACCACGAAATTTTCTTACGTGAGTTAATCTCTAACGCAATTGATGCTACACAAAAACTTATAACTTTAGCATCTATTGGCGATTATAAAGGAGATTTGGGAGATACTAAAGTGCAGGTGATTCTCAATGAGAAGAAAAAGACATTACAAATTTCCGACAAAGGAATTGGTATGACTGCCGATGAAATTAATAAATTCATAAATCAGATTGCTTTTTCGAGTGCCGAAGAATTTCTTGAAAAATATAAAAAGGAAGCCAATGCAATAATTGGTCATTTTGGTTTAGGTTTTTATTCTGCTTTTATGGTTTCAGAAAAAGTTGAAATTCTGACAAAATCGCATAAAGAAAACTCACAAGCAGTAAAATGGTCTTGCGATGGTAGCCCTGAATATTCTCTCGAAAATATTGAAAAGGAAGAAGTTGGAACAGATATAGTTTTATATTTCGACAAAGATTCTCAAGAATTTGCCAACGAGCAAAAAATAAATGAATTACTGACAAAGTATTGCAAATTCTTGCCAGTAGATATTGCTTTCGGAAAAGAAAAAGAGTGGAAAGATGGCAAAGAAGAAATAACTGATAAAGATAAAGTTATAAACAATTCTAATCCTGCATGGACCAGAAAACCAGCGGATTTGAAAGATGAAGATTATAAATCCTTCTATAAAGAATTGTATCCAATGCAATTCGATGATCCACTGTTCAACATACATTTAAATGTGGATTATCCATTCAACCTAACTGGGATTTTATATTTTCCAAAAATAAAGAAAAACATAGAAATACAGAAAAACAAAATTCAACTTTATTGCAATCAGGTATTTGTAACTGACTCTGTTGAAGGAATTGTACCCGAATTTCTTACATTGCTTCATGGTGTATTAGACTCGCCGGATATTCCTCTAAACGTTTCAAGAAGCTTTTTACAAAGCGATTCTAATGTTAAAAAAATCTCAAGTCATATTACCAAAAAAGTTGCTGACAAATTAGCCGATATTTTTAAAGAAAAAAGAGACGACTTTGAAAAGAAATGGGACGATTTGAAATTATTCATTGTGTACGGAATGTTGTCTGAAGAGAAATTCTATGAAAAAGCTGAGAATTTCGCCTTATTCAAAAATACCGATGGAAAATATTTTACTTTTGATGAATACAAAAAAGTAATTGGCGAAAATCAAAAAGACAAAGACAAAAAATTAGTATATCTTTATACATCAAATGCTGAAGAGCAATACAGTTACATAGAAGCGGCAAAATTGAAAGGCTACGATGTACTTGTTCTTGACGGACAACTTGACTCTCATTTCATAAATCATTTGGAAACAAAATTTAAGGACAGTTCGTTTGCACGTGTCGATGCCGATACTGTTGACAATCTTATTAAAAAAGATGAAAAACCAGCTTCAAGTATTTCTTTTGACCAACAAACAGATTTAACACCGGTATTTCAATCTCAATTGCCAAAAGAGAAAATTAATTTTATTGTAAACTACGAAGATTTGGGAGAAAAGAATAATCCTATTTTTATCACTCAAAACGAGTTTATGAGAAGGATGAAGGATATGTCGGCTACCGGTGGTGGTGGAATGAATTTCTATGGAGAATTGCCAGATAGCTTCAATCTTGTTGTAAATTCTAATCATCCGCTTGTAACTAAAATTATGGCTGAAAAAGATGATTCTCTCGGGAATGAGATTTCTGATATTAATTCAAAAATCAAACCTCTTGAAGAAGATAAAACTGCTTTAGAAGCTCTTAAAAAAGATAAAAAGGAAGAAGAAATTCCTCAAGAAGAGAAAGATAAATTAGAAGACACAGAAAAGAAAATCTCTACATTTAAGAAAGAAAAAGACGATCTTCTCACAAAATATGGAAAAGACAATAAATTGGTAAAACAACTGATAGATCTTGCTCTACTTGCAAACGGAATGTTGAAAGGCGAAGAGCTTACAAAATTTGTAAAACGAAGTGTTGAATTAATCAAATAG